The region ATTTTTCACAAAATCTCAATAATTCTTGAATACAATCAGGTTACATAACTGAAAAAGTTAAGTATTCATTATTATGTTTTGGGCACGTCatgttttattctttctttttccacAAAAtgcgttttttttctttcagtatgTGTCAAATATGACAGATATGAATAGCCTACTGCTTTGACCATATGGACTGTATTCTGTTTTACACGTTTAATTCGACTGCGACTCTTGTAGATGCTAACCAATACCACTATTTGACCAACAGAGGACGACGTGAATCTGTTTTTGGCCAAAGTGATAACATCAGCATCCGATGTGCACGCGCAACTATTCGGCTCTCGCGGATGCGCGCAGGTGACACGTGAGCTCAAGTTCCGTGTAAAAACGGTCttccttttagttttagttttttttttaaatataaatgaaataaataatgataaaatatatatttacagttttactacaaatccattttaatttagtttattgatatgtattttgttatatctatatttcacaattctaccTATCTGACACTTTCATTTTGCATGTTTCATGTTAGGAAATGTTACATGTCTGTGCAGGAATAGTAGGCTTAACGTATAAAATGTGTGTGGGTGGACTGTAATATGACTCCTCTTCTGCTGTATTTATTAACGAGACATCGTTCGATACAAGGACAGAGAGACGTCAGCACGCCCCACCTCTGCTTCAGTCAGTCAGAGAGATGTTAAATGACATGAGGACACACTTCTGCTCCAGATCTCTCTGCTTCATACTCCTGCCTAATTATATGACGAACACTAGTGCAAAAGCGAGAACCTTGAGCAATATCACCTGAAACTATTTCTTGGAAATTGTTTAGATTAGTGTGCACAGAATGAAAAGCGTCGTGACTGTGTGCTGTCTGAGTTTTCTgctggggcttgtggctttagtTGAGAGTGATGAAGATTACACTGAAGATGAAGAGATGATCCTGTCTCTGATTCTGCAGGATGACACCCAGCCTGAAGCAGAGAGCAGGCCACCCGCCCAGTTTTACAGGTGCACTAAGGTAAGATCACTATACCTGCTAAATGAACTAATTATTTGGGCTTATTTTTGGGACTTGTCATATTACCtgatattaacttaaaaatgaataaataaataaaaatgtctagttaaagaaaacacattggggGGAAATAGAGAAATAGGGTGAAAATACAAATGTTGTAGGGAAAATTGCTGTAAGCTATTTTCAAAATGGAAATGGTTTCGTATTCTGGGGCAGCCATATGATTTAGTATTCTGGACATTTGGACTTAATTACATGAaactgtactttttaaaataaacgaTTTTgatattaaatgtttgttttctgttaATCATGGAAATTTACTAAGCATTCAGATTGTTAAATTAATAGGTGTATCAAATgaagtataaaaaaaatccacttaCACATTGATATATACTCTATTGCGATAAataacagtataaaaataaaagatgtctAAAAGACAACAAAAACATACTTTTCATCTGGTGCCGGAGacgaagtgagtcattttcatttggtaaatTTTATGTAACTGCCaataaacttttgaaatgttttattagttGTGTAGGACCTCTCGGATGTAGTCCTGAGAAAAACAGTGTTGCCATatgcaagtctaaaataaacgtGCTGTTCCCGTGGAACGTCTGGAATGAGGAGGTTATCAAAATCAGTGCTGATCAAATGCCCTACGTGTTTTACGCACAGGACGCATGGCGCATGCCGGGTCAGTATATAGTGGTGATGCGGAACGGAACGCACGTGAACCAGGTGGAGCGCACCGCGCGCAGACTCCGCGCGAAAGCCGCCAAACGCGGATATCTAATCGAAATACTGCAGACTTATTCGGGAGCTTTCCACGGGTTTCTGGTGAAAATGAGCAGCGATGTTCTTCACATGGTAATTTGCTAACATTATTACATAAAGtttcatatttgatatttaataatgtttgaacTGTTGGACTTAAAAAAGGAAACAAGTACTGGAATTACAATAATTCTTAAAAATACACATTGCCTGTCTTCTTCATTCCATTGCCTTTGTTTTTGGCAGGCAGTAAAGCTGCCCCATGTGGAATACATTGAAGAGGATTCCTCCATTTTTGCCCAAAGCATCCCATGGAACCTGCAGCGCATCCTTCAAAACAAACACGAGAGTGGAAAATATTCACCACCCAGTGAGCTAAAGCTTTCCcctttctcactttttttttttttgtaacactttGTTACTTAAAAAATTATGGTCCGAGATCCTGCAGCCTTTTCTTTTGCAcagtactttttattttctttactggTAATAAAGTACTTGACCTATTGAGCTGTATTACTTGTTTATGCAGATGACGGAGCAAAGGTGGGAGTGTATCTTTTGGACACAAGCGTTCAAGTGACTCATCGTGAGATTGAGGAAAGGGTGATGGTGACGGACTTCAACAGTGTGCCAGAGGAGGATGGGGTCAGAGTTCACAGACAGGTagttgaatgtaaaaaaaacaactgaacagttttttttatagctAATGAGAAGCATATGTCCATCACTCCCTGCGGTCTTCTGCTCACAGGCTAGTCAGTGTGACAGTCATGGCACACACATAGCAGGTGTGGTCAGTGGACGGGACTCGGGTGTAGCTCGAGGTGCCAGTGTAAACAGTGTCCGAGTGTTAAACTGCCAAGGCAAGGGTACGGTGTCAGGAGCTTTGGCAGGTAAACCACaacataaataattgtatttaactaatatacatacaaatattatttacctatgtatttatcattatataatatctaattattatattcatttaaactttttttaatatttttatataaaatttgtaaaaacttTAAGATAAAGTAGatcatgtatacatatatatatatgctttgggcatatatatatatatatataatgtgtgtgtgtgtgtgtgtgatctactttatcttaaagtttaaatattacatGCACCAACAACCATGCAATGTTCAAACTGATTTAAAACCCGTTTCTTCCCCATATTGTTGCTTGGATTGAACTTTAGCTGATCATCTTGACCATGTCTACATACCTAAAtacattgagttgctgccatttgattggctgattagaTATTTCCATTAAAAAGCactgaacaggtgttcctaatgaagaatataatatattatattcttcattagatataatgaagaaTATAATACTgacagattttacattttatatgaccCATCCTTTAGAATACCTCTGCAAAATTTGCATTAATTGACCCAACTCTGTTGCAGGTCTGGAGTATATCCAGTCATCTCTGATGTCTCAGCCTATCAGACCTGTGATTGTACTGCTGCCATTTGTAGGGGGATTTAGTCGTACACTCAACACTGCCTGCAGGAAAATGGTGGAATCTGGCACAGTGCTTATTGCTGCAGCTGGTAACTACAACGATGATGCTTGTCTGTACTCACCAGCCTCAGAGCCAGAGGTACAATGGATTGAATCCTTCAGATAAGCAGTTACTCGTAGATATATTCGCTGTTGACATCATTTGGTTCTCCGCTGCAGGTGATAACAGTAGGGGCCGTTAATTTTGCTGACCAGCCCTTGAGCACTGGGACGACAGGCACCAATGTGGGCCGCTGCGTGGATGTGTTCGCACCTggtgatgacatcatcagtgCTTCCAGCGATTGCTCCACCTGCTTCACCACCAAGAGCGGAACATCACAGGCAGCGGCACATGTTGCTGGTTAGCACATACATGCCAAAactatgacattttattttatcactcTGTCCATACAACAGCTGTGGtccgtgttgttgttgttgtatttttaggCATAGCAGCGGTGCTCCTGAATCGGAGTCCAAACTCCAGCTCTGCTGAGCTTCTGCAGCAGCTCCTCCATCATTCAGTCAGAAATGTCATTAACCCAGAGTCTCTGCCACTGAACCACCGTCTCTCTACACCCAACATGGTGGCCGCCCTGCCGGACTCGACCTCCACACTCATAGGTCAGAGTTCACAAcgaattaatttaatgaatgtcaaTTTAAACATTGTGGCTTGATGAGCAATGTCAGTAATAGTCTGGACTGAAAATACAGTGTGGTGATTAATTTTTAACACTTTAatcaataatttataaaaatgcaatataacCACCTTATTTAATAATATCAATCTTTAATTCAACATGGGTTagcagattaatttttttaataatataatataaagtacattaataataaaaaatatatattttatacttttgatATACTATTAAagttttgtaatttgtaaaaaataaaatcttaaaactttagtaaaacatttttttgtaaatgtggtagttttttttttttttaaatgtctaaatagttttttttttattcattagttttagttgatttaatttattttagtacttcatgtTAAACTAtacaaaaattagaaatgttgccttgtcaacTTGCCaacttgtaaaatatatttaatttcagtcaacatttattttgtttcaagataacaaTGATAACCctgaattattaatataatataatatatagatacTGCTCCTATATAGATAAATGAGCAATATCATGCTCTTAGAGATGAGATATTGCGTTTATTCTTCAGTTTGACGGCACAAGTGTAAATGCATAAGAAAAACAACAGCAGTGTCTTTAAAAACCCTCTTTTGTGCAATACTACTTCCTCCACCACAGATTAAAATCTCAGTTTGTAATCGGATTGCCTGCTCAATCAGATTGAAAAACTTTCATAAACACTTTAATCCATCCGATTGAGCTCGATTGGAATGAAATTTCGATCggattgaagggggtggtttattcctcttctaatacgattgagcctgcatgtaaacacttgattggATTGAACCATGAAACTGAAAGGACTGCGCATGTGCAGTGATGCAGAAATAACGCAATGACATATGACGCAGAAATAATGTACGCACGGAACAAGCGgctcttccttttgaataaatGATTGTATAAATACTTTgtgcagtacgctcgaccccccaggaagtgcatgcttctaattgacttcacttgtctccgttgaatccaatgcgGGCACTGTTTCCATTTCTTTTTACTGTCTGTGGTATAAAtgcgtgtcctgtcattataaaactctcaTTTCACTTGgcaactgtgaagtggagcaggacagCCTTGTTTTGGATACTCATCCACAGGCAACCCGTTTTGGGTGTGGGAAGGGGTTTTATTTTCGTgtgataaatatgagcagcacagcGGTTTATGTTTATTTATCCATAAACGTGTATTTTAtaattctgctgttaaaaacaaataaagaaaccatgtaggagagtggttattatgtgcaaaTAGTGTAAAAACTCAATATTATTTGTCACTTTTATTTTCACTATTTGAGCAGTGtgcgcatttaaaaaaaaatctattcagatttgaagcttgtgacatataaacgcACACATCAACCGGATCCCTTTATTTAGGATTCATGCAAACACTATAATCGGATTCATCAATTGTTATGAATTCAGTCTGATTGAATCAAAaagtgtgcatgtaaacgtagccatTGAGTTGCTTCATTGAACGCTTATTGTGTCACTGTATTAAAAACGGCGTATGAGAGAGAGATTGACTGAGCAAGTGTGATgacctgcatctgatacagcattcattcatCAGTTCAATCTCATATATCAACTTTAGTTTGAATGTCCGCTGAGGAAAGTGATATCTTTGTCGTactgtcctttcatctgttaagggtGATTTTCGATGACACACTgttcactgcatttgttaactgcgTCTTACAAGctgtaattaaaagtaaaaatagctTCCacttcagtctctttcaatataaaagtctttattgCTGACTCTTGTCGTCATCACAATGTGGAACAATGTCACTAAGatcaccatcacaaacacacacggttTCCCAATAAATACTactatttatagaaaatattgttgtagttgtttattatttactgaataataataataacagccatCATAAAAGTTGCTAGACAATTCAGTCAAAAGTACAAAGGCAGCGCACTGATATACAGCAAAGTTACGTATACAGTAATAAAACCTCTCCGGTTACATGCCTAACCTCAGTTCCCTGAAAGGATGGAACAAAACAATGCGTAGCTTACACTTGGGGGTTATCCCCCTCCTCTCAAATACTGAGCTTGATCGCAACGTGCCTGCAAATTTTACCGGCCGATGATGCTCAAGCGCTCGAACTAGGGGTGGAGGCACTCACTATATAGGCCGCTCAGCGTCATTACATTAGAATCTTTCGGCTGTTCGAACAGGTACTAGACTCTGAGGATTACAACACTGCAGCATGTGCAGTTTTTCATTGCCTCCTTTCAGGGAACCTAGGTTTCGTACATTACAAGAGACGTTCCCTATCAAGTTCGGTCTTTCGACACTGCGTAGCTTACTCTTGGGGACGCGTATAATCCCACTATGTTGTATTCCCCACACCTGGTGAGAAGAGTCTATTGAACCAGACTTTGATAAAGCAGAGTTTGTgcacaagaaagaaatgaattcaggtttggaataacatgacagcgagtaaatttacatttttaattttaatcatttagcagacacttttatccaagtcattagacatcagagccagtggcaaatTCCAGAAGATCTGGCCGAGGAGTGGCTGCTGATGCCCTGGAGCTAACATCTCTGGAAACGTCAAAGCAAATTTTATAATAGATGTTATATTTACTAACAAACCGTATTTTGAAGTCTAAACAAGTACATtctcgtctaaaaaaaaaaacttattaaaacTACATTCTGTGACAATAAAAATTGAAGGGGTTTTGGGTGTCTGCCATGATGTCTACCGATAAAAACGGTGAAATGGTTGGAGGAGTTCTGTTATTACTCTGTTCAGGAGTTCTGTTTGGTTCGATTAAAACGAAACCAGGTGCGATTGCTCTATTAGTGCAGTTCATTTTAGTAACCCTGGGGCAAACCAAACAAGCAAATCTAGGCTGCTAAAAAGTGACTTATATTTCCAGACGGAATTCTCAGAATATTCCAAATAAAAGCTGTGTTCAACTTAAAGCAGCAATGAGCGGTCTGATCGGTGAATGGGTATTTTGATGTCCAAAACAGACTGGTAAGCAGTAAGGTAATTTTCACTCTTCATGTCTGTGTTTTCTTACAGGGGAGGACCTGCTCTGTAGATCCGTTTGGTCTGAGAGGTCAGCTGTTAAAGGTTTTGCCACAACTACAGCCCGCTGTCGCCACAGTGAAGAGATGCTGAGCTGCTCCAGTTTCTCACAAAATGGAGTAAGAGCTGGAGAAAGAGTGGAGGTGATTAGCAGAGAAAGTTAGTTTTAAATgctcaaaaaatataaatgttttaagctCTTGCTCACCAAAGTAATTTCCTTTCTGACAGGAGAGAGATGGGCAGAAAGAGTGTGTTGCTATCAATGGGAACGGAGGGCATGGTGTGTTTGCTATTGCGCGCTGCTGCACAGGCCATAAAGCTCAGTGCCAGATGTTAGAGAGTCCCGAGAGAGGCGAGGATGCAGATTGTCCTCCAGACCACCAGCTGACAGGTGACAGAATGCGGGAAATTATCATTAATTAATGGAATTTTCTGGGTTCAGTGGAAGCTAAAGTCTGCTGACTTTTGGTCAATTACCATACGATAATATGAAAATgtccataaaacatttttatatatgaataaaataacattttatttggacATTTTAATACCTTTTTATTTCTTGTGAactttttattgtgcttttattttggaataggttacacaaatattttaaaaaaatgtactcgacctcaggtcatccaagatgaatttgttccctttcgatactacACTCGTACTGTGTCTGctagacgcatatgggaaaaagtctttttttctcctgaacttaAGGCTTTTTGGTTCGTGCAGTGTATTAAAAACGAGCCAATGGCTAGGCAGCAGAGCTGCACAAGCCTATGGCAACGAAGCCTGCCAAGCATTGCCGAAGCCCACCAGAATGGGCAGGGCATCTTCAGCGATGACTATGTCGCCACGCTGATCCGAAGCAAACTTCCGCTTCCATCCCTTTGGCTAGTCACTCTAGTTAATTCAACCTGTCACCACGTGGGAGTTGTCAAGATGGGTTATGGGGATAATAAAATGATGATATACACCAGTGCTACAGTTGGGTCAGATTTGTATGCATCCCCTTCAGCGCTGGTTGAAACCACGAGTTCCATCCTAAGCGTGGTGTCATGGACGCCTGCAGATCAGGTTGAGGCAGGCTTGTATAACAGTACTAGCCCCTTGGAAGAACTCACGTTGAATGGAAACAGCATGGACATGGGGATGATTTGCAGAAGAACAGTTGCCACGACACATGCGGGGGCACTATGCAAGGGCATACCACTTTCAGCTACTGGTCGAAAGTGGAAGAAGGctttcacatcaactgcctggaaatACTAGCAGAATGTCAGGCCTGTCAGTTCTTCCTGCCAGACCTAAAAGGACGCCATGTGCTGATCCGATCAGACAACATGTCTTTGGTATCTTACATATCTGTGGTATCCTAGAAGCTGACATGTTATCAAGGAGCAATGTCGCCTCAGGGGAGTGGACACTCCATCCACAGATTGTTCAGAGGAGCTGGGAGATCTTCGGCGAGGCCAAGGTAGACCTCTTTGCCTCAGAAGACAAGTCTTATTGACCAATTTATTTAGTAAAGATCAAGGATGTGTTGGCCCACGATTGGCTCAACTTCCTCCTCTTTGCTTTTCCCCTGATcccacaggtaatcaggcaaGTAAGGGAACAAAATCACAAGATTCTCCTGTTGGCCCCCTTTTGGATGAACCAGCCTTGGCTATCAGAGATAACTCATCTGTTGATAGCAGCCCCCTTGGCCCATTCCACTGAGATGGGATTTCGTCTCTCAAACGAATGGGACAATATGGCATACTCGGGCCGACTTATGCGCCTTGCACCTCTGGCCAATCGAATGGAGCCTTTGAGCCTCCCAGAGCGAGTCTTAATCACAATTTCATAGGCTAGAGCCCCATCTACGAAATGCCTGTAACGCCTTGAAGGTGTCTTAGCTGCGGCAAAGACCTCCGATTTGACAGAGGTGCTGTCATTTCTGCAAGAGCTGAGGGATTAAAGATGTTCCCAATCCATGCTCAAAGTCTATGTGGCAGCTATAGCAGCCTCTTGAGCGAGTCAGTGGGCAGAAATAGCTCGGTTATTTGTTTCTTAAGGGGTGCCAGGAGGCTGAACCTGCCTCAGCACCTCACTGTCCCTTCATGGGCTGAAGGCCCTGAAGGGCACTGCCTTCAAGCCGCTTCAGTCTGCAAACATTTGGTCACTATCGCTTGATTGTACTGTTCCCATATGAGTCTAGCAGATGCAGTACGAGTGTAGTATCTTAAGGTAATGTATTCTGTTACTAGATATAACCTCGGTTCACTGAGAAATGGGAATGAGTACCGCGTTGCTTGCCGTGCTGTGTAGCTGCAAGACtcagtcgaagtaacctgaaAATCCTGTGGTAAATGCATGCTTATATAGCCAGATGCCCTGCCCATTTTGGAGGGCTTGGTCAACGTTTTGGCGGGCTTTGTCGCCATAGGCTCGTGCATCTCAGCTGCCTAGCCATTGGTTAATTTTTAATACGCTGCACAaaccaatggctgtgcagtttacAATGCCTGAATAAAAAAGGCTTCAGTCCAGGAAAAAGGGGCTTTTTCCCCATATGTGTCTAGCAGACGCAGGACTCGttcccgtatctcagggaacaGAGCTTATGTTTAGTAACCGACTACATTTCTTCATccaaacagatttagagaaatgtaacaCTGGATaatttgctcagcaatggatcatctgcagtgaatgggtgttgtcagaatgagagtcagctgatataaacatcagaataatccatcATTTAACATATTGTGACGTGAAAAGCTGTATATTTTTAAGAGACAAATCTATCATTaggatgttttaactttaaaccatcgaTTCTGGCCAAAATAGCCTAGAAGCCTTTTATGTGTAATAATGCTTCATTCAGTGAAGAAGTCCATCTGTTTTGGACTGTCTTCAcaacatatttctctcctgattcagatgagatgacttttcACTGGAGAATTATCAGTACAGAGACACGTGACAATTGTTTCTTACAATCACACAGCTTTCCACTTCAGAATACGTTAATTGATGGTCTAgggttgtgtggattacttgtggattattatgtcGTCGTTGTCAGCTGTCTGgacttattctgacggcacccatttactgcagagaatccattggtgagcaattgatgtaaatgctacatttctccagctGGAAGAAACAAATTCAGCTAGATCTTAGATGGCCTTAGgatgagtaaattttcatttttgggtgaaccattcctttaattcACTTAATGAGTAAAGTTCCTGTTGTCACTGCAGCTGAAAATGAATTTGAATCGAGTTCAATATGCTTAACTTCATGAGAACTTATTTGTTTCAGTGTACATTTATGTACACAACTGTCATCTTTCCCTTCAGGCTGCAGCTATTCCTCTTCATCTGGAGATGTATCATACTCTGATCGACCTCTACATGGCAGCCGCAGGGCATGTCCTGCTAAAAGGGGTGAAATGTCATACGCATCCTGCTGCCACACATCCTCTCTGGAGTGCCGGCTGAAAGAACAGGACCCCACAGGTGTCAGCGAGCAGGTGACTTTCTCTCACAAGAAATTTCCATTGACTCAAAAATAAGAACTAACGCACAGCTTTTAACATTTATAACAGTTGCAGTTTAAACTTGATTTGGTGTATCTGATCAGTGAGCAGCACTAACCTGCATCATTTCTTTCAGGTGAAGGTTTCATGTGAGGACTCGTGGACACTGACAGGCTGTCAGGGTCTGTCGTCTGGGTCTGGTGTTCGCGGGGCATTTGCTTTGGGAAACACCTGTGTAGTTCATACAGCTGGAGGAGATAAAGGGG is a window of Carassius auratus strain Wakin chromosome 45, ASM336829v1, whole genome shotgun sequence DNA encoding:
- the LOC113063240 gene encoding proprotein convertase subtilisin/kexin type 9-like, translating into MKSVVTVCCLSFLLGLVALVESDEDYTEDEEMILSLILQDDTQPEAESRPPAQFYRCTKDAWRMPGQYIVVMRNGTHVNQVERTARRLRAKAAKRGYLIEILQTYSGAFHGFLVKMSSDVLHMAVKLPHVEYIEEDSSIFAQSIPWNLQRILQNKHESGKYSPPNDGAKVGVYLLDTSVQVTHREIEERVMVTDFNSVPEEDGVRVHRQASQCDSHGTHIAGVVSGRDSGVARGASVNSVRVLNCQGKGTVSGALAGLEYIQSSLMSQPIRPVIVLLPFVGGFSRTLNTACRKMVESGTVLIAAAGNYNDDACLYSPASEPEVITVGAVNFADQPLSTGTTGTNVGRCVDVFAPGDDIISASSDCSTCFTTKSGTSQAAAHVAGIAAVLLNRSPNSSSAELLQQLLHHSVRNVINPESLPLNHRLSTPNMVAALPDSTSTLIGEDLLCRSVWSERSAVKGFATTTARCRHSEEMLSCSSFSQNGVRAGERVEERDGQKECVAINGNGGHGVFAIARCCTGHKAQCQMLESPERGEDADCPPDHQLTGCSYSSSSGDVSYSDRPLHGSRRACPAKRGEMSYASCCHTSSLECRLKEQDPTGVSEQVKVSCEDSWTLTGCQGLSSGSGVRGAFALGNTCVVHTAGGDKGAAAIATCCRHRTTHQPSEH